The nucleotide sequence CTTTTTTGTTTGAAGGCGGGCTTCTAACCACCCAAAGAAACCGAACTCCACTCATCTCCAACCCCTTCGCTATCTCATTCAACTGCTCATTCGCAAACGCACCCAAACTCCCAAAACACAAATATACAACACTTCCACTCGGTTGCAAATCCAGCCAATTCAAACACTCGTGCGAACCATCACCACCACTCGCCACCAATGGTCCCACGCAGTAGACCGGTGGCGTAGGCTGATCTGGGACACAAACTCCATCGTTTAAGGCTTTAATCGCCTTCGACTCCAGCGAATCAAATGTGTTGATGATGATTCCAGCTGATTTTGGAAAATGCTCGCATATTTCAAGAAAGTCAGAATAATCTGTAGTAGTTCTATCAAGTAGCGGGACTACCATATCTGAAGATGGTATAGGCGGCAGCCCAGGTGAATGGATGAGTGTATTCATATCTTTAAAACTTTTAGTAGTTGTTTTATGAATTGTCGGAAGGTAAAGGAATTGTGCAAGGCAACATGCACCGGAAGTAAAGAAGTAGTAAACCGGCAGGTTTAAATTATCAGCCACGGGCATTACTGTCGTGCAAAAGAAGTCGATAACAAAGGCGGAGATGTTAGAAGATGAAGAGATTGATTGTAAAGTGCGATCGACGTTAGGGTTGCTACGTCGAATAAGCTCAAAGATGATGGCTTCCATTGAAGGGAATTGTAGGGGGTCAAGAGGGATGTCAGGGAGGTGGTGGAAGGTGATGGCGGGGAAGATGGCAGAGATGTGGCGGACATAGGCGGCGGTGGTGCCGGTGTTGAAGGAGGGGATGAGAGTGAGGACGACGATGGAGAAGGAAGGGTGGTGTTTGGTGATAAATTTTCCGAGCTCCACCATAGAAATGAGGTGTCCCACACCCGGCGATGGATACAAAACTATAGTTGCCATTTTTTGAGATTGCTTAGAGAGAGTGAACGGAGAAATAATGTTATGAGAAGAGGTTTtgaaacaataataaataatacgCTTGTATTGTATTCACAACCATAAATTCGATTTAACTTAAAAATATGTCTTTCTGTGTCAATTTGAAGATAACATGCACTTCAATAGCTACCAAACATTTGTACGTGTCTAGTATGTGACTCGTATTGATTGGGTATCTTTTTATTATAACATTTTGTAAGGAACCGGTGGGATCTCCAAGATAAAGTGATACAAAACACAAaatacaaaataatatttacaataGTATGAATAAAGTTTACGTAAGTTAGGTTGGTGTATGGAAACAGTTAGGTAGCGTAGTGAAAATATATCAAAAGCTAAAAAAATAATAGTACCAGTATTGTTGTTCATGCAGTATAGATTCTATTCAATAAAAGATTACATGTATCACAGAGTAACAAAGTTTGGTTACAATGGTTCATTACATAAAACTTTCTCATGGGATCAAAAATGTAAAGTTGTGATTTGCCAAAAaaagtaaacttccgttttgctctctatgtttggtcgttttaatggttttgccgCAATCATTTAAAAACGGTCATTTTTCTCCAATAGTttactatgttttttttttattattttactcTCCGCCTCTAACTCAAtccaaattgtttttttttaaactaaaaaggCATTTCAGTAATTTTATAAATGTAAGTATTAAATTATTTGTTATTAATTCCTAAAATCAATTTGTTTATTGataataaatataaaacataaaaccataactatttattattaatatatcCTCGATTACTAATGAACAGCCATTCAACACCTATAGTAATCGTTCGATTTCGATTCAAATCTGTACCACCTACATCTAATATCATCATTCTTTTTTCTTCATTTCAGATCTCATCAAAACAGCTTCGAATCAATCGTTTCTCTCTTCGTCTTTCCAATTCGAAAACAACACAACAAACAAAGACAGATTCTTATTAAAATCGCTGAAGAATATGACATTTAAACCAGATCTATATCTCTTGAAAAAACGGACGCTAAAAATTATATATTCAACTTCAAACATTCAGATCTGAAAGCTTCTTCCGTTCTTGAATTTCAAATCTCAACACAGATGATCAAGCAATATCAACTATCTTTCAAATCCGGCAATCGCAACCACTCAACACACTATCTTCTTCTACACTGGCCGAAAATCATACAAACGAATTTTGATATCGGTTCCAAAAATGCCAATACTGGTACTGATTTTTTTCGAATAGTATCGGTTTGTTTCATAACGATTTTGGTACGATATCCATACTCGCTTTATTTTAAATATAACTCTGCTTTCAACAAAATTAACGTCTGGATGTTTTGAGAAAAAAATAAACACAACCGGTCACCACCGCCTGCTTTCAACAAAATTTacttctgttttgctccctgtggtttggtcactttaatggttttgctccaaacctttaaaaatagccagtttactccctgatctatttAACTTATCTTCGTTTcactccccgcctctaactctgtctaaaatgtttgttaaatgtaagggtattatggtaattctatatatatgtatttagttgatttctaaaatccatttattaatttattaatatagacatttatttatatatataaaatgaaaaaCTCATCTCTTCCTCATTCACCCCTCCCCCCTCTCTCTATACTTTCTCTGCAACcagtcaccaccaccaccacccaactGATCACCACCGCCTGCTGACCACCCCATCATCACCACCTCCTCCCCTTCGCCGGTATGAAATTTGAGTTCTCCCCAAAACAACCAGATTTGAAAAGGGGATTTCTCCCCAAACAACTAGATCTGAAAATCGATTTCTCCTAAAGACCTGGGTGGTCTGATATTGTCGTTGGTTTACCTTCTTTGGCCACTGCAACTGACGTTGGTGCTTCACCCCCCCCCATTAACTTTCTAAGTTTCTTGAAattaaactaaaaacactaatcaGGGTTTTGAATGCAAGCATTGAGTAAAAAAATGGATCAAATAAGAGAATTGAGATGTGAATCTGAGTTAGTGATGGTTATCGGCGGAGATTAAAGGTGAGAAATAAGTGGCCGGAATAAAGTGAGGTGTTACCGGAGAAAATGGAGTTGCAGAGGAGAGAAAAAGCAGGCGGCAAATGGGTTGATGATGTCGCTTTGTAAAAATCTGGTTCACCCATCTCGAATAAACCCAATCAAAGGTAGGTGATGACGGTTTTTTCAGTGTCGGTGCGGCTGGCAGAGGTTGAGTCTTGAACCGGTTTTGCCGGTTTTTTCAGTGTTGGTGCGACCGATGGAGGAGGTAGGTGATGATGGCTGGATTAGAGTTGCGGTGGTGACGGTTGGATTTCTGGCTGTGGTTGCAGTCAGATTTGGGGTTGTGGTTGCGGTTGCAGTCGGTTGGATTTGGGGTTGTGGTTGCAGTCGGACTTGTTATGGTTGGAGGTGGTGGTACTGGTGTTTGATTGTGTTGGTGATGACTGGTGATTGTTGCaaaaagggagagagagagagatacatAGTGATGAAGGTAGGAATGTTTTTTATTGATTATAATTAAAAACAATTAAATTCTTTTTGTAATGTTACTAAAACACCCTTCTCAttatatgtaaaattaccaaattgcccttatttttaacaaacattttggATGGCGTTAGGGGCGGGGAGCAAAACGGTGATAAACTTCATAAATCAGGgcgtaaaatggctatttttaaaggtttggggcaaaaccgttaaaacgatcaAACCACAGGGAGGAAAACAGAAGTTTAAGTATTATATCGTTTTTTAAAGTTATCATACAAAAGTTAATTTAGAAAAGTCAACCTAGTAAATAGGTAAAAAAGaagttatattaaaattaaataaaaaaagaacTTCTAAGTGTCAAGGAACAATTTTGATTAGTAAAAGTATTATATGAGATTATATATACTAGCACTACTAGAAAACTTGGTATTTGCGATCGCATTTACAGTCGCAAAATGATCGCAATAGCCCTGTTGCGACCGTTTTGCTACCAAACACGCGGTCAGAAAAACACATGTCGCAAATGCCCAATTGCAGCTGGTTTGCGACTGCTAATAAATATTTGCGATCAGTTTCTGCGAGCAAAAGAGCAGCCACAAATT is from Helianthus annuus cultivar XRQ/B chromosome 9, HanXRQr2.0-SUNRISE, whole genome shotgun sequence and encodes:
- the LOC110903934 gene encoding UDP-glycosyltransferase 88B1-like encodes the protein MATIVLYPSPGVGHLISMVELGKFITKHHPSFSIVVLTLIPSFNTGTTAAYVRHISAIFPAITFHHLPDIPLDPLQFPSMEAIIFELIRRSNPNVDRTLQSISSSSNISAFVIDFFCTTVMPVADNLNLPVYYFFTSGACCLAQFLYLPTIHKTTTKSFKDMNTLIHSPGLPPIPSSDMVVPLLDRTTTDYSDFLEICEHFPKSAGIIINTFDSLESKAIKALNDGVCVPDQPTPPVYCVGPLVASGGDGSHECLNWLDLQPSGSVVYLCFGSLGAFANEQLNEIAKGLEMSGVRFLWVVRSPPSNKKEDRFLPPPEPDLDVLLPEGFVERTKNRGLVVKNWAPQVAVLSHKSVGGFVTHCGWNSILEAVCAGVPLVAWPLYAEQKLNKVVLTHDMKLALPMDESEGGMVTAMEVEKRVRQLMEGDEGKVVREVVTARKEEAAMALSEGGSSRAALSKLVALW